The Devosia sp. A16 genome includes a window with the following:
- the rbfA gene encoding 30S ribosome-binding factor RbfA, whose amino-acid sequence MKRDTHKPSGPSQRMLRVGELVRHALSGVFARGEIEDPLLEGKVITVPEVRMTPDLKLANAYIMPLGGEGAEEIVAALNRHHRFIRGRVAPALDLKFAPDLRFFVDNTFDEFGKIDALLRSERVQRDIHKDEEEE is encoded by the coding sequence ATGAAACGCGACACCCACAAGCCCAGCGGCCCCAGCCAGCGCATGCTGCGCGTCGGCGAGCTGGTGCGCCACGCCCTTTCCGGTGTCTTTGCTCGTGGCGAGATCGAGGATCCGCTGCTCGAAGGCAAGGTCATCACCGTCCCCGAGGTCCGCATGACGCCCGACCTCAAGCTCGCCAACGCCTATATCATGCCGCTGGGCGGTGAAGGGGCCGAGGAGATCGTTGCCGCGCTCAACCGCCACCACCGCTTCATCCGCGGCCGCGTGGCGCCGGCGCTCGATCTGAAATTCGCGCCCGACCTGCGCTTTTTCGTCGACAACACCTTCGACGAGTTCGGCAAGATCGACGCCCTGCTGCGCTCCGAGCGCGTGCAGCGCGACATCCATAAGGATGAGGAAGAGGAGTAA
- the truB gene encoding tRNA pseudouridine(55) synthase TruB codes for MNAPKSQKRDVSGWLVLDKPYDMTSTQAVGKLRWLFGAKKAGHAGTLDPLATGILPIALGEATKTVPAVQDGTKVYRFAIKWGEETTTDDAEGDVSARSDMRPSEAEILAVLPDFTGEIMQTPPAFSAIKVDGERAYDLARAGETVELAARPVYIEALRLLEHTGEVSRLEMTCEKGTYVRALARDLARQLGTRGHVVELRRTAVGPFDEARAVTFETLEATADRDALLLPVSAGLSLLPEIRLSPDQASAVRHGNPVLLGGATAPIALDSAWASSAGTAVALGRVEAGMFKPQRVLV; via the coding sequence TTGAACGCACCCAAATCCCAGAAACGCGACGTCTCCGGTTGGTTGGTTCTCGACAAGCCCTATGACATGACCTCCACTCAGGCCGTGGGCAAGCTCCGCTGGCTGTTCGGTGCCAAAAAGGCCGGCCATGCCGGAACGCTAGACCCGCTGGCAACCGGCATCCTGCCGATCGCCCTGGGCGAAGCCACCAAGACCGTGCCTGCCGTGCAGGACGGCACCAAGGTTTACCGTTTCGCCATCAAGTGGGGCGAGGAAACCACCACCGACGACGCCGAGGGCGACGTCAGCGCCCGTTCCGATATGCGCCCGTCGGAAGCCGAAATCCTCGCTGTATTGCCCGACTTCACCGGCGAGATCATGCAGACCCCACCGGCCTTCTCGGCCATCAAGGTCGATGGCGAGCGCGCCTATGACCTGGCGCGCGCCGGCGAGACGGTCGAGCTGGCAGCACGACCGGTCTATATCGAGGCCTTGCGGCTCCTCGAGCATACCGGCGAGGTCAGTCGACTGGAGATGACCTGCGAGAAGGGCACCTATGTCCGGGCTCTGGCGCGCGACCTGGCGCGGCAATTGGGCACGCGCGGCCATGTGGTCGAGCTCCGCCGCACCGCTGTCGGCCCGTTCGACGAGGCACGGGCGGTGACGTTCGAGACGCTGGAAGCGACGGCCGACCGCGACGCCTTGCTGCTGCCGGTTTCCGCCGGCCTGTCGTTGTTGCCCGAGATTCGGCTCAGCCCCGATCAGGCCAGCGCCGTGCGCCACGGCAATCCGGTGCTGCTCGGCGGCGCCACGGCGCCGATCGCGCTCGACAGCGCCTGGGCCAGCAGCGCCGGGACCGCCGTGGCGCTCGGTCGCGTCGAGGCGGGCATGTTCAAGCCGCAGCGCGTCCTTGTCTGA
- a CDS encoding sensor histidine kinase, translating into MADGPGPAETSAIVRRRGPTARPIAVYLFVLALVALVPAFVFSAILLQRNNEAQERVVETLITGNSRSIIQAVDREINANITTLRVLATTPPLNPAEYPEFHARVSVALENTGSFVYLIHPDLTSDLSTRVPISEQVTTPIGDTETAQRAFDRRDVTVSDAVLGRLSKQWVVNILQPIFPANHPPLILGFSRTASQLSMALLASRMPEGWHVALVDRKGVIIAAADQGGSTGDTFNLIPVADLGTTGGWRALTVEGTDYLVVSQRSTLTGWSLVAWADRDVVAKPLADAFWSLLAGGVLLAALVVLVVYGVSLQIGRSVHGLEADAKRLGAGQPVEARHFPIEEIETVSAALGDASRRRQAAETEVRFLMRELAHRSKNQMTVIAAMAKQTARGADSVPEFVSSFERRIFGLARSTDLLLAHGVAGVDLKELLVSQIDPFCPVDGERVVVDGPPLRLNAQAGQILGMAAHELATNAVKYGAFAKEGGRLELTWERVGDAVSFRWHESGNAPAEAAPRRGFGTTVLENMVGRSLNGEVKREVHTQGIEWRFTIPLSSLDPSDTLNSAAEKPETDK; encoded by the coding sequence ATGGCTGACGGGCCCGGCCCGGCTGAGACTTCTGCTATTGTGCGTCGCCGCGGACCGACGGCTCGCCCGATAGCGGTCTACCTGTTTGTCCTGGCACTGGTGGCGCTGGTTCCCGCCTTCGTTTTTTCCGCTATCCTGCTGCAACGCAACAACGAGGCGCAGGAGCGGGTGGTCGAGACGCTGATCACCGGCAATTCCCGCTCCATCATCCAGGCCGTGGATCGTGAGATCAACGCCAACATCACCACCCTGCGTGTGCTGGCCACCACCCCGCCGCTGAATCCCGCCGAGTACCCGGAATTTCATGCCCGGGTCAGCGTCGCCCTCGAGAATACCGGCTCGTTCGTTTACCTGATCCACCCTGACCTCACCTCGGACCTCTCCACCCGGGTGCCCATTTCGGAACAGGTCACGACGCCGATCGGCGACACCGAGACGGCCCAGCGCGCCTTCGACAGGCGCGACGTCACGGTGTCCGATGCCGTATTGGGCCGGCTGTCCAAGCAATGGGTCGTCAACATCCTGCAGCCGATCTTTCCGGCCAACCATCCACCCCTGATCCTCGGTTTCAGCCGCACTGCCAGTCAGCTTTCGATGGCCCTGCTGGCGAGCCGCATGCCGGAGGGCTGGCATGTGGCGCTGGTCGACCGCAAAGGGGTGATTATCGCCGCGGCCGATCAGGGCGGCAGCACCGGCGATACCTTCAACCTGATCCCGGTCGCCGACCTCGGCACCACCGGCGGCTGGCGCGCGCTGACTGTCGAGGGCACCGACTATCTGGTGGTATCGCAGCGCTCCACGCTGACCGGTTGGTCGCTCGTTGCCTGGGCTGACCGCGACGTGGTGGCCAAGCCCCTCGCCGACGCGTTCTGGTCGCTGCTCGCCGGCGGCGTGCTGCTGGCCGCGCTGGTGGTGCTGGTGGTCTACGGCGTCAGCCTGCAGATCGGCCGTTCGGTGCACGGCCTTGAAGCGGACGCCAAACGGCTCGGCGCCGGCCAGCCGGTCGAGGCGCGGCACTTCCCGATCGAGGAGATCGAGACCGTGTCCGCCGCGCTCGGCGACGCCTCGCGGCGCCGGCAGGCCGCCGAAACCGAAGTGCGCTTCCTGATGCGCGAGCTGGCGCATCGGTCGAAGAACCAGATGACGGTGATCGCTGCGATGGCCAAGCAGACGGCCCGCGGCGCCGATTCCGTGCCCGAGTTCGTCTCGAGCTTCGAGCGCCGCATTTTCGGGCTCGCCCGCTCCACCGACCTGCTGCTGGCGCACGGGGTAGCGGGGGTTGATCTCAAGGAACTGCTGGTCAGCCAGATCGATCCGTTCTGCCCGGTCGACGGTGAGCGCGTCGTCGTCGACGGCCCGCCGCTGCGGCTCAACGCCCAGGCCGGCCAGATCCTCGGCATGGCGGCGCACGAACTGGCCACCAACGCCGTCAAGTACGGCGCCTTCGCCAAGGAGGGCGGGCGGCTGGAACTGACCTGGGAGCGGGTCGGCGACGCGGTGAGCTTTCGCTGGCACGAAAGCGGCAATGCGCCGGCCGAGGCCGCGCCGCGTCGCGGCTTCGGCACCACCGTGCTCGAGAACATGGTCGGCCGCTCGCTCAATGGCGAGGTCAAGCGCGAGGTGCACACGCAGGGCATCGAGTGGCGGTTCACCATTCCGCTCAGCTCGCTCGACCCCTCCGACACCCTCAACAGCGCTGCCGAGAAGCCCGAGACCGACAAATAA
- the rpsO gene encoding 30S ribosomal protein S15 produces the protein MSITAERKTALIKDFATKKDDTGSPEVQVAILSERIANLTEHFKLHGKDNHSRRGLLKMVSTRRRLLDYVKKSDEARYKALIERLGLRR, from the coding sequence ATGTCGATTACCGCAGAGCGGAAGACTGCGCTCATCAAGGACTTCGCCACCAAGAAGGACGACACCGGTTCGCCGGAAGTCCAGGTCGCGATCCTCTCCGAACGCATCGCCAATCTCACCGAACACTTCAAGCTGCACGGCAAGGACAACCATTCCCGCCGGGGCCTGCTGAAGATGGTTTCGACGCGCCGCCGTCTCCTCGACTATGTCAAGAAGTCGGACGAAGCGCGCTACAAGGCGCTCATCGAGCGTCTGGGCCTGCGCCGCTAA
- the pnp gene encoding polyribonucleotide nucleotidyltransferase, with the protein MPINFDYHKVELNWGGQPLTLETGKIARQADGAVLATLGETVVLATVVSAKSPKPGQDFFPLTVNYQEKYFAAGKIPGGYFKREGRPTEGETLISRLIDRPIRPLFPEGYKNETQVIVTVLQHDMENNPDVLSMVAASAALTISGVPFMGPIGAARVGYVDGQYVLNLAVDRRAESKLDLVMAGTQDAVLMVESEAQELSEEIMLGAVMFGHEASRKVIDAIIKLAELAAKEPRDFTPPDYSALEADVLKMAEADLRAAYKITDKAQRYAAVDAANAKVKEHFAAQIEAGTVSAEDLGEVVHNLQAKIVRWNILDTKSRIDGRDLTTVRPIVAEVGVLPRTHGSALFTRGETQALVVATLGTGDDEQFVDSLEGTQKVNFMLHYNFPPYSVGEAGRMGSPGRREIGHGKLAWRAINPIRPKAEDFPYTIRVVSEITESNGSSSMATVCGTSLALMDAGVPMKKPVAGIAMGLILEGDRYAVLSDILGDEDHLGDMDFKVAGTADGVTSLQMDIKIAGITEEIMKVALGQAKAGREHILGEMAKALDTSRSSVGEFAPRIETITIPTDKIREVIGTGGKVIREIVEKTGAKIDINDDGTVKVSSSDGASIDAAIKWIKSITDEAEVGAIYQGTVVKTADFGAFVNFFGAKDGLVHISQLAAQRVGKTTDVVKEGDKVWVKLLGFDERGKVRLSMKVVDQATGKEIVEEKTDAAE; encoded by the coding sequence ATGCCCATCAACTTCGACTACCACAAAGTTGAGCTGAACTGGGGCGGCCAGCCCCTCACCCTCGAGACCGGCAAGATCGCCCGCCAGGCTGACGGCGCCGTGCTCGCCACGCTCGGCGAAACCGTGGTCCTCGCCACCGTCGTTTCGGCCAAGTCGCCGAAGCCGGGTCAGGACTTCTTCCCGCTGACCGTCAACTATCAGGAGAAGTACTTCGCCGCGGGCAAGATCCCGGGCGGCTACTTCAAGCGCGAAGGCCGTCCGACCGAAGGCGAGACGCTGATCTCCCGCCTGATCGACCGTCCCATCCGTCCGCTCTTCCCCGAGGGCTACAAGAACGAGACCCAGGTCATCGTCACGGTCCTCCAGCACGACATGGAGAACAATCCGGACGTGCTCTCGATGGTCGCTGCTTCGGCCGCGCTGACCATCTCGGGCGTGCCCTTCATGGGCCCGATCGGGGCTGCCCGCGTCGGCTACGTCGATGGCCAGTACGTCCTGAACCTCGCCGTCGACCGTCGTGCCGAGTCCAAGCTCGACCTGGTCATGGCCGGCACCCAGGACGCCGTGCTGATGGTGGAATCGGAAGCCCAGGAGCTCTCCGAGGAAATCATGCTCGGCGCCGTGATGTTCGGTCACGAGGCCTCGCGCAAGGTGATCGACGCCATCATCAAGCTGGCCGAACTCGCCGCCAAGGAACCGCGCGATTTCACCCCGCCGGATTATTCGGCGCTTGAAGCCGACGTGCTGAAGATGGCCGAGGCCGACCTCCGCGCCGCCTACAAGATCACCGACAAGGCGCAGCGCTATGCTGCGGTCGATGCCGCCAACGCCAAGGTCAAGGAGCATTTCGCCGCCCAGATCGAAGCCGGCACCGTCTCGGCCGAGGACCTGGGCGAAGTGGTCCATAACCTCCAGGCCAAGATCGTCCGGTGGAACATCCTCGACACCAAGTCGCGCATCGATGGCCGTGACCTGACGACGGTCCGCCCGATCGTCGCCGAAGTCGGCGTTCTGCCCCGCACCCACGGTTCGGCCCTGTTCACCCGCGGTGAGACCCAGGCCCTCGTCGTTGCCACGCTCGGCACCGGCGACGACGAGCAGTTCGTCGACAGCCTCGAAGGCACCCAGAAGGTGAACTTCATGCTGCACTACAACTTCCCGCCCTATTCGGTCGGCGAAGCGGGTCGCATGGGTTCGCCCGGCCGGCGCGAAATCGGTCACGGCAAGCTCGCGTGGCGCGCCATCAACCCGATCCGTCCCAAGGCGGAAGACTTCCCCTACACCATCCGCGTCGTCTCCGAGATCACCGAGTCGAACGGCTCGTCCTCGATGGCGACCGTCTGCGGCACCTCGCTGGCGCTGATGGATGCAGGCGTGCCGATGAAGAAGCCGGTGGCCGGTATCGCCATGGGCCTGATCCTCGAAGGCGACCGCTACGCGGTGCTCTCCGACATCCTGGGTGACGAAGATCACCTCGGCGACATGGACTTCAAGGTTGCGGGTACCGCCGACGGCGTCACCTCGCTGCAGATGGACATCAAGATCGCCGGCATCACCGAGGAGATCATGAAGGTCGCCCTCGGCCAGGCCAAGGCGGGTCGCGAGCACATCCTGGGCGAAATGGCCAAGGCGCTCGACACCTCGCGCTCCAGCGTCGGCGAATTCGCCCCGCGCATCGAGACCATCACCATCCCGACCGACAAGATCCGTGAAGTGATCGGCACCGGCGGCAAGGTGATCCGCGAGATCGTCGAGAAGACCGGCGCCAAGATCGACATCAACGACGACGGCACCGTGAAGGTCTCGTCCTCGGACGGCGCGTCGATCGATGCGGCCATCAAGTGGATCAAGTCGATCACCGATGAAGCCGAAGTCGGCGCCATCTACCAGGGCACCGTGGTCAAGACCGCCGATTTCGGCGCGTTCGTGAACTTCTTCGGCGCCAAGGACGGCCTGGTGCATATCTCCCAGCTCGCCGCCCAGCGCGTCGGCAAGACCACCGACGTCGTCAAGGAAGGCGACAAGGTGTGGGTGAAGCTGCTCGGCTTCGACGAGCGCGGCAAGGTCCGCCTCTCCATGAAGGTCGTCGACCAGGCGACCGGCAAGGAAATCGTCGAGGAAAAGACCGACGCCGCCGAGTAA
- a CDS encoding TetR/AcrR family transcriptional regulator — MAQRTRSEMILETRAKLMAAGREAFAKVGYAEASMDHFTSDVGLTRGALYHHFGDKRGLFEAVVAQIDSEMTARLKTRAAKAPNAWESFVEEGIGYIEMALEPEIQRIMLRDGPAVLGDPSSWPSANGCITAMKQSLEGLLENGMIADVDCQATARMITGASCYAAQWIANAEDPVAVSHRATAAYRRLVEGLLRNPPPRH; from the coding sequence ATGGCTCAGAGAACCCGCAGCGAGATGATTCTGGAGACCCGCGCCAAGCTGATGGCCGCAGGCCGCGAGGCCTTTGCCAAAGTCGGCTATGCCGAGGCCTCGATGGATCACTTCACCTCCGATGTCGGACTGACGCGCGGCGCGCTCTATCACCATTTCGGCGACAAGCGCGGGTTGTTCGAGGCCGTCGTCGCCCAGATCGACAGCGAGATGACGGCGCGGCTGAAGACGCGGGCCGCCAAGGCGCCGAACGCCTGGGAGAGTTTCGTCGAGGAAGGCATCGGCTATATCGAGATGGCGCTCGAGCCGGAGATCCAGCGAATCATGCTGCGCGACGGCCCGGCAGTACTGGGCGACCCGTCGTCCTGGCCGAGCGCCAATGGCTGCATCACGGCGATGAAACAGAGTCTCGAGGGGTTGCTGGAAAACGGCATGATCGCCGACGTGGACTGCCAGGCCACCGCGCGAATGATCACCGGCGCCTCCTGCTACGCCGCGCAGTGGATCGCCAATGCGGAAGATCCGGTCGCCGTCTCACACCGCGCGACTGCCGCTTATCGGCGCTTGGTCGAAGGGCTGCTGCGCAACCCGCCGCCCCGGCACTGA
- a CDS encoding MFS transporter, with product MSNPYAEIFRAPGAKGFAAAGFVARMPMAMAPIGIVAMLSQTHGEFWLAGAVSATYALANALFAPQISRVVDRLGQSRVLIPTTLIAVAAFAVLMLAAAQHWPLWTLFAAALAAALMPSFPAMIRARWSELFRDRPELNTAFAFESSADELVYIAGASLSVGLAVALFPQAGLLASTLFLALGGLAFIAQRRTEPRPSVAAAGAGKSAIRQRPVQIITLALIFVGAIFATAEVSAVAITEKLGQPGAASLVIGVYAVGSFLVGLIVGALNLKLALEKQLAIALAVIALTAWPLPFVDNVPMLALAVFASGVAISPTFITAFGLIERRVPAAMLTEGITWVMTGIGIGMALGSFVTGWVVDSYGASNGFIVSVVSGALALLTVLLGQRTLAGHGAAAAAQPQAAE from the coding sequence ATGTCGAATCCATATGCAGAGATTTTCCGTGCGCCCGGCGCCAAAGGCTTTGCCGCCGCGGGTTTCGTCGCTCGCATGCCGATGGCGATGGCGCCGATCGGCATTGTCGCCATGCTGTCGCAGACCCACGGCGAGTTCTGGCTTGCCGGCGCCGTATCGGCCACTTACGCGCTGGCCAACGCGCTGTTCGCGCCGCAGATCTCGCGCGTCGTCGACCGGCTGGGTCAGTCGCGCGTGCTGATCCCGACGACGCTCATTGCCGTCGCGGCCTTCGCCGTGCTGATGCTGGCGGCCGCCCAGCACTGGCCGCTCTGGACCTTGTTCGCCGCGGCCCTTGCTGCTGCGTTGATGCCGAGCTTTCCGGCGATGATCCGGGCGCGCTGGAGCGAACTGTTCCGAGACCGGCCGGAACTCAACACCGCCTTCGCGTTCGAGTCGTCTGCCGACGAGCTGGTCTACATCGCCGGAGCCTCGCTGTCGGTTGGCCTTGCGGTGGCGCTGTTCCCCCAGGCAGGGCTATTGGCCAGCACGCTGTTCCTCGCGCTCGGCGGCCTTGCCTTCATCGCCCAGCGCCGCACCGAGCCCAGGCCCAGCGTCGCGGCGGCCGGCGCTGGCAAGTCGGCCATCCGGCAGCGGCCGGTGCAGATCATCACGTTGGCCCTGATCTTCGTCGGCGCCATCTTCGCCACCGCCGAGGTGAGCGCAGTGGCGATCACCGAGAAGTTGGGTCAGCCCGGCGCCGCCAGCCTCGTCATCGGCGTCTACGCCGTCGGCTCGTTCCTCGTCGGCCTGATCGTCGGCGCGCTGAACCTGAAGCTGGCGCTCGAGAAGCAGCTGGCGATCGCGTTGGCCGTCATCGCCCTCACTGCCTGGCCGCTGCCGTTCGTCGACAACGTGCCGATGCTGGCGCTTGCCGTGTTCGCCAGCGGTGTCGCCATTTCGCCGACCTTCATCACCGCCTTCGGCCTGATCGAACGGCGGGTGCCGGCGGCGATGCTGACCGAGGGCATCACCTGGGTGATGACCGGCATCGGCATCGGCATGGCGCTCGGCTCATTCGTCACCGGCTGGGTGGTCGATAGCTACGGGGCCAGCAACGGCTTCATCGTCTCGGTGGTCTCGGGCGCCCTGGCTTTGCTCACGGTGCTGCTGGGGCAGCGGACATTGGCCGGGCACGGCGCGGCGGCAGCAGCCCAGCCGCAGGCGGCAGAATAG
- a CDS encoding winged helix-turn-helix transcriptional regulator, which yields MREPKRPPVNQAVIDELLTTRNSKWTPTVVLHLRHETLRFSELQREIGTISQKALTASLRALERDGFVTRTSYATIPPRVDYALTDLGTEALKAFEAFETFASLHWHRVLEARQQFDARGDAELPEPPVLRISTGR from the coding sequence ATGCGTGAGCCGAAGCGTCCGCCGGTCAATCAGGCAGTGATCGACGAACTCCTGACCACCCGCAACAGCAAATGGACGCCGACGGTGGTGCTGCATCTGAGGCACGAAACGCTGCGGTTCTCGGAGCTGCAGCGTGAGATCGGCACGATCTCGCAGAAGGCGCTGACGGCGAGCCTCCGGGCCCTGGAGCGCGACGGCTTCGTCACCCGCACCAGCTATGCGACCATTCCGCCGCGAGTCGACTATGCGTTGACCGACCTTGGTACCGAGGCACTGAAAGCCTTCGAGGCCTTCGAAACCTTTGCCTCGCTGCACTGGCACCGAGTGCTTGAGGCGCGGCAGCAATTTGACGCGCGCGGGGACGCCGAGCTGCCCGAACCTCCGGTGCTGCGGATCAGCACCGGGCGTTGA
- the trmB gene encoding tRNA (guanosine(46)-N7)-methyltransferase TrmB, producing MSDKPHHPLNVDGEPRAFFGRRSGKRLHKGQDQLFRELLPELEIALGEGMLDPAAVFPEATRREIEIGYGGGEHLSLEASRHRDTGYIGCEVFSGGIAKLLQQIDEEELGNIRLFTDDALKLLQKLPEASLDGAFLLYPDPWPKTRHHKRRFISPLTLSELGRTLKPGAPFRFATDIEDYANWTLAHILRAPDFVFVPERPRIWHEPYAGWEPTRYEEKARAAGRNISFYLTFTRR from the coding sequence GTGTCCGACAAACCCCACCATCCCCTCAACGTCGACGGCGAGCCGCGAGCCTTTTTCGGCCGGCGCTCCGGCAAACGCCTGCACAAAGGGCAAGATCAGCTGTTCCGGGAGTTGCTGCCTGAGCTGGAGATCGCGCTCGGCGAGGGGATGCTCGACCCGGCGGCGGTGTTCCCGGAAGCGACAAGGCGCGAGATCGAAATCGGCTATGGCGGCGGCGAACACCTGTCGCTGGAAGCCAGCCGGCACCGCGACACCGGCTATATCGGCTGCGAAGTGTTCTCGGGCGGCATCGCCAAGCTGCTGCAGCAGATCGACGAGGAGGAACTCGGCAACATCCGGCTGTTCACGGATGATGCGCTGAAGCTGCTGCAGAAGCTCCCCGAGGCCAGCCTCGATGGCGCCTTCCTGCTCTATCCCGACCCGTGGCCGAAGACGCGGCATCATAAGCGCCGCTTCATCTCGCCGCTGACCCTGAGCGAACTCGGACGGACGCTGAAGCCGGGTGCGCCGTTCCGCTTCGCGACCGATATCGAGGACTACGCGAACTGGACACTGGCCCATATCCTGCGCGCGCCGGATTTTGTTTTCGTGCCGGAACGGCCGCGGATCTGGCACGAGCCCTATGCCGGCTGGGAGCCGACGCGGTACGAGGAGAAAGCCCGGGCTGCGGGCCGGAACATCAGCTTCTACCTGACGTTCACGCGCCGCTGA
- the metK gene encoding methionine adenosyltransferase, with amino-acid sequence MARSSYLFTSESVSEGHPDKVCDRISDEIVDLVFREAKKAGMDPAKVRIACETLATTNRVVIAGEVRVPETLLKKGKDGKVLLDAAGHPVVNPAKFKSTARKAIKAIGYEQSGFHWKTAKIDVLLHGQSADIAQGVDESGNKDVGAGDQGIMFGYASRETPELLPAPIYYAHKILEALTIARKAGEGAAIKLGPDAKSQVTIRYENGKPVGVTQIVVSTQHVDASLSSEDVRKIVEPYVRAALPEGWITKDTVWHVNPTGKFVVGGPDGDAGLTGRKIIVDTYGGAAPHGGGAFSGKDPTKVDRSAAYAARYLAKNVVAAGLADRATIQLSYAIGVAKPLSIYVDLHGTGKVAEDKLETVLSEVFDLSPRGIRTHLDLNKPIYAKTSAYGHFGRKPGRDGSFSWEKTDLVPALKAAVKAAA; translated from the coding sequence TTGGCTCGGTCTTCCTATCTGTTCACGTCGGAATCGGTTTCGGAGGGGCATCCGGACAAGGTTTGCGACCGGATTTCCGATGAGATCGTCGACCTGGTGTTCCGCGAGGCCAAGAAGGCCGGCATGGATCCGGCGAAGGTGCGCATCGCCTGCGAGACGCTGGCGACGACCAACCGCGTGGTGATCGCCGGTGAAGTGCGGGTGCCCGAGACGCTGCTCAAGAAGGGCAAGGACGGCAAGGTGCTGCTCGACGCGGCCGGCCATCCGGTGGTTAACCCGGCCAAGTTCAAATCGACGGCACGCAAGGCGATCAAGGCGATCGGCTATGAGCAGTCGGGCTTCCACTGGAAGACCGCCAAGATCGACGTGCTGCTGCACGGCCAGTCGGCCGACATCGCGCAGGGTGTCGATGAGTCGGGCAACAAGGATGTCGGCGCCGGCGACCAGGGCATCATGTTCGGCTATGCCAGCCGCGAGACCCCCGAGCTGCTGCCGGCGCCGATCTACTATGCCCACAAGATCCTCGAGGCGCTGACCATTGCGCGCAAGGCCGGTGAGGGCGCCGCGATCAAGCTCGGCCCCGACGCCAAGAGCCAGGTCACCATCCGCTACGAGAACGGCAAGCCGGTCGGGGTCACCCAGATCGTGGTGTCGACCCAGCATGTCGATGCGAGCCTTTCGTCCGAAGACGTGCGCAAGATCGTCGAGCCCTATGTGCGCGCTGCACTGCCCGAGGGCTGGATCACCAAGGATACCGTCTGGCACGTCAACCCGACCGGCAAGTTCGTGGTCGGCGGCCCCGACGGCGATGCCGGGCTCACCGGCCGCAAGATCATCGTCGACACCTATGGTGGAGCGGCGCCGCATGGCGGCGGCGCCTTCTCGGGCAAGGACCCGACCAAGGTCGACCGTTCGGCCGCCTATGCGGCGCGGTACCTCGCCAAGAACGTCGTCGCGGCCGGCCTCGCCGATCGCGCCACCATCCAGCTGAGCTACGCCATCGGCGTGGCCAAGCCGCTGTCGATCTATGTCGACCTGCACGGCACCGGCAAGGTGGCCGAGGACAAGCTCGAGACGGTGCTGAGCGAGGTGTTCGACCTCAGCCCGCGCGGCATTCGCACCCATCTCGACCTCAACAAGCCGATCTATGCCAAGACCTCGGCCTATGGCCATTTCGGCCGCAAGCCGGGCCGCGACGGCTCGTTCAGCTGGGAAAAGACCGACCTGGTCCCGGCGCTGAAGGCCGCGGTCAAGGCGGCCGCCTGA